The Callospermophilus lateralis isolate mCalLat2 chromosome 18, mCalLat2.hap1, whole genome shotgun sequence nucleotide sequence TGCTCCATGCTCAGTGCCCTGGGGGCCCTGTCCCCCTCACAGTTGGGGGGCAGGCTCTGCCCCCTGCCTGTCCTTGTGCTGCTGCTTTGGGGCCCCTTGGTGGGTGTGAGGAGGAGGGTTGGGTCCATCTGGTCCACCTCTGACCCTGTGCCCCTCTCTCCCCAGAAGGTGGAAGAGGTGGGTGCCTGGGCCCTGGTGGGGGAGGGCTAACCCCTCCCCCATGTCTCCCAGCCCCTGTCCCCTCCCCTCGGCCACCCTCTCCCCTTCAGCCCCTGTGAGGGGTGGGTGGGAGCATCACCTTCCCAGTTGAAGAGCTAAGTATTGAAATCTTCCTCTCTCCCCTTCTGTCCCCATTCCCCTGCTTCAGGGAAGGGGGGGTCAGTCCTTGTGCCACACTGGGTCCCCCTTGCCCCATCAAATTTCAGTACTCCTCACCACCCTCCATGCCCTGGCACCTCAGATCCCACTACTTCTAACTCTGCTCTCTCTTCTGTTGCATGTTTGATCCCTCTCCTGTTCTCTCCTCATCCTTGTCCTGTCCCTGTCTTGATCtcccctgtccctgtcccctctATCCTTGTCCTGTGCTCCTCTGTTCCTGTCCTGGTCTCTCCCTGTCCCTGTCCTGGTCTCCCCTGCCCTAGTCTCCCCTATCCTGTCCTGGTCTCCTCTGTCCCTGTCCTGGTCTCTCCTTGTCCCTGTCCTGGTCTCCTCTGTCCCTGTCCTGGTCTCCCCTGTCCTGTCCTGGTCTCCCCTGTCCTGGTCCCTCCTGTCCTGTCTTGATCCTCTGTCCCTGTCCTGATCTCTCCCTGTCTCTGTTCTTGTCCTGGTCTGTCCTCGTCTCTGTCCTGGCCTCtgcctgactctgtccttgacctCGGGGTCCAGGCTATCAGGGCGTCTGGGGCGCTCAGAGAGCCTGCGGGTGAGCGACCGCCGCCGGCCTTCCCGGGGCAGCCTCGGGGCTAAGGGCCGGGGTGGGGGCCGCTCCCGGAGCGACGTGGACATGGACCCCAGCTCCGCCACGGCCGTGCTTGGCCCTGCCCGACGAGCCACGTACGTCTCTCTCCCCATCCACTGAGGCAGCCCGGAGAGTCAGAGGGGGGGGTTGTTGCCAGTCATAGTGGGCAGCAGATGCTGAGGTCACTGGAAGCCAGCTATGATCGCAGACCTTGGAGGAGTGGGTGGGTCATTTCTGTCTGGAGTTTTGGGGACTGCTGTGCAGCATGGACCACCCTAGGGGCACAGGGAAGTTGAACACTAAGGAGTCAAAGACTCCTTCCTGGGGTGCCTCAGGCTGGGACTTATAAGGCCTCTGCCCACAGCCctgagcctggagatgagggggagCCAGGGCGGTCAGGACTAGAGCTGGAACCAGAAGAGCCTCCTGGCTGGCGGGAGCTTGTCCCTCCGGACATCCTCCTCAACCTGCCCAAAAGCCAGGTGAAGCGGCAGGAGGTCATCAGCGGTGAGTGCCATCCTTGACCGTCCTCCTGTGGCAGAGACATGTGGCATGTCCGTCTTAGTTTCATTTACCATCTGGAGTGCTGGGGAGCAGCTCGTTGCTAGCACAGGACAGCGGGTTACATGAATTACAGAGCAGCCACTTGATAGAACTTGAATGCAGCTATCGAAGCTATGTTTTCAGGGAATTTGGGGCTTGGGGCTTGAGATGTAGCTCATGGCAGCTCTTGCTCAGTGTGTGTGAGGCCTGGCTTTATCCCCAGCACTGCTAaaataaagtgccagaaacagtaTATAAAACTGCATTTCTAGTGTAAGCCTTTGTTTCCTTATTTGTGAAACATGGGCTCTAACACTTCCTTCTTCAGGATTGTCGTGAAGACGATATGAGCTTGAGAACATTCTGTGTAGTGCGGGGCACGGGGGGTGAGCATTTTAATGGGATTATTGTTATTAGTACAATCTTAATGGCTTAGGGGGAAAAGGTTCCCACAGGGAAAAGTTTGGGGAAATGATCGATGTATTAACAGGGCTTGCTTCTGGGTGGGGAGATGTGGGTGAATCTTGGTCTtgatttgtgtgtgcatgtgctttCTGATTGTGTGTGGGAAGGGGTGGCAAAAGTAGAAAACATTTGGAAGCTTGTTTGAAAGTTTATTTACAGGTTACTTAATAGTAGGAAAGATGCTCATTCAGAGTTTTTAGGGCACAGGTTGGGGGTATGCTCGGTGGTAGGGTACTTCTTAGTATGCAGTCTTGGGTTCATTCCACTGCATGGCAAAAATCAAAACCCTGAAGAATTTTTCAGATACAAAGTGAACACTTTTTGGATCACAAGCCCTTCTAAGATGATAAAAATGTAGACAGTACTATGTGATAGAAATCTCTGACATGATGGGAAATGTGCTTCATCTACGTGTCCAACATGGAAAGACCAGCCACATGTATGTCTTGAAATGTGGTAGATGCAACTGAGAACTGGATTCTTGtgtttcatttgcattttaattaatttaaatgtaaACAGATGTATCAGGCTAGTGGCTACCCCACTGGCCAGCATAGTAATTTCTCTCACCAGAAAAATATGCGTAACACACAAAATAGTGCATTTAGTTTCGGCAGACTTCAGGGGGCCCTGGAATTTGTGCAGGCACCCTCTAGGGGGATCCCTGGATCTGAGTTACCAATGGTAGGGAACCATCGTACCAGAAACCATGGCTGAGAAAATGGCTGGACGGTTGGACAGTATACACAGCTGCAGGCTTGCTGGTGTGGGTGCATACAACTCATCCTGGTTTGCCTAGGACTTTCTCAGTTTTGTTGTGTATTTtcgatgctaaggattgaacccagggcctcaggcacatTAGgccagcacttgaccactgagctacagcccccacTTGACTTCCCCAGTTTTATTACTGAAAGCCCCATGACCAGCAAATTGGGACCACTGCTCACTCTGGCTGGGAGAAGGGAAAGGCACTGTGGGTCAAGGAGTCCCCCTTGACTGTTTAAGGGGGCAGATGACCCCACCTAGAGAGTGTGTCCCCTACATCAACTCCTCGGGAACATTCCTTACCCGCTCTGGCTCGGGCCTCCCCTGTTCTTTCTCCCAGCCCCTTCTGAAGCCATCCCCCAGAGTTCACACTCTCCTGCTTTGGGGCCCTCCTGCAGAGCTTCTGGTGACAGAGGCAGCCCACGTGCGCATGCTGCGGGTGTTGCATGACCTCTTCTACCAGCCCATGGCCGATGGGGGCTTCTTCCCGCTGGAGGAACTGCAGAACATCTTCCCCAGCCTGGATGAGCTCATCGAGGTGCACTGTGAGTGTCAGGCCATAGCCCCTGCACCCCACCTGTCTTCCTCCTTGGAGGCCTCTGTAGACCTGGAATTCAGCCTGTTCTCCTTGAGCCCTACCATGGACAGCCTCTGTGCTACTGCTGGGGGCCACCTGTCTGGGGCCCCCAGACCTCATACCTCAGGGGAGCAGACATTCTGTTtaagctcacagaggccccaaggGTCAGACATAGACACCTGTGGCTGACTCCCACCTGAGTACTACAGACAACCTTCTAGGCCCTAACGGAGCACCTGCTTTCCTCACTGCTCCCACAGCCCTGTTCCTCGATCGCCTGATGAAACGGAGACAGGAAAGTGGCtacctcattgaagagattggagACGTGCTGTTGGCCAGGGTGAGAATGCCCTACCCAGTCCCTCATCCCAGCTAGGGGTCTGGTCCCCAGGCTTGTCCTACTTTAGACTCCTATCCTGCTTGAGATCCTATTTTGCCCATCCCCCCTGAGACCTTCCCTGGCCTGAATCTCGCTGTAGTTTGATGGTGCCGAGGGCTCCTGGTTCCAGAAAATCTCCTCCCGCTTCTGCAGCCGCCAGTCATTTGCCTTAGAGCAGCTCAAGGCCAAACAGCGCAAGGAGCCCCGATTCTGTACCTTCGTGCAGGTGAAGTGGGACCTGCActccaggtcccaggggaggatgGGGACCCTCGTGCACCTGGGATGAGCCAAACCACAGGCCACCCAGCGCTGATTCCCCACAGGATGCTGAGAGCCGCCCACGGTGCCGCCGCCTGCAACTGAAGGACATGATCCCCACCGAGATGCAGCGGCTGACCAAGTACCCCCTGCTCCTGCAGAGCATCGGGCAGAACACAGGTGCCAGGGGGCCCACGCCTCTGGGTTCTAATTTCCCTTCTCCAGCAGTGGCCGCTGAGCCGGGGGCTTCCAGGGTTGGGGTTCACTGCAGCCAGTCTGTCCCTTGCCCACAGAAGAGCCTACGGAACGGGAGAAAGTGGAGCTGGCAGCCGAGTGCTGCCGGGAGATTCTGCACCATGTCAACCAAGCCGTGCGTGACATGGAGGACTTGCTGGTGAGCCCTGGCCTGGCCCCAGCAAGAATGGGGTGTGGTATATGTGACTACCCTCATTTTGTCCAAAGATCAGACCAAACTGTCCCTCATGACTTGCCCTCCGGTCCATGGAGGTCAGGCCTGGCTCAGCTTGTCCCTCACAGGTTGGCCTTGCCTCTCAGCTCCTTGGGGTCACTGAGGGTCAGCCCCAGAACTTATCCCCATTACATTCTTCATTTCTGCCCCAGAGGCTCAAGGATTACCAGCGGCGCCTGGACTTGTCCCACCTGCGGCAGAGCAGCGACCCCATGCTGAGCGAGTTCAAGGTGGGCACTGCCTGTCTGCCCGTCCCCGTAGCTCAGCCAGGGCTGCTGCCCCCGGGATACTCTGACACACAGCCCACCCTGCCCGTCTGTTCATGTACCCAGTGCGCCTCTGCCCCCACCTCATTTCCAACCAGGCACCTGTGTCGACCCCTGCGTTTGATCCTGTGGCTATCCTAGTGGCcactctcctctcccctccccaatTTCCCTAACCAACCTTCACTCTTTCTCCTGCCCCAAGAACCTGGACATCACCAAGAAGAAGCTGGTGCACGAGGGTCCATTGACGTGGCGGGTGACCAAGGACAAAGCTGTGGGTGAGTGCCAGGTGGCAGTGGGGTGGGGTTAGTAAACAGGGTGGAGGGGTTGGGGTGAGCATCTGCTGGACTTGCCCCACAGAGGTCCACGTGCTGCTGCTGGACGACCTACTACTACTGCTCCAGCGCCAGGACGAGAGGCTACTGCTCAAGTCCCATAGCCGGACGCTCACGCCCACACCTGACGGCAAGACCATGCTGCGGCCTGTGCTGCGGCTCACCTCCGCCATGACCCGCGAGGTGGCTACCGGTGAGTGTAGCAGTGGTATAAGCTCAGGGCAGGTCCCCCATGGGGTGAGTCATGGACCCTCTAGAGGGCCAGGGAGACCACTCTGATCTTTGTAGCGGTCAAGAAGAGGCCTGCTGGGCCTGGGgcccagtggcagagtgcttgcctagcacatgtgaggcactggtttcactccttagcaccacataaagtaagtaaataaaaaggtattggCTGGCTGAGGCAGAGATAAGCAGGCCAGGTAGGGGCATATTAAAATAGAGGGGAATTGCCCCCAGTGCCTGGCCTGCCCTGAttggtattttttttcccctggtactggagattaaacccaggggcactttgccactgagtcacaaaatacttttttatttagagacaggctctcactaagttgcttagggcctcatgaagttgctgaagctggccttggacTTACAGTTctcttgctttagcctcctgagttgctgggatcgcAGGCGTGTGCGCTCGCTCTGATCAGCATTTTGACAAGACACTGTGGCTGACTGCATGGGAATTGTAGGGAGCCCGGGGAGGAGGAATTTGTAAATATACTGCTAAGAAGTTGCACTGAGGTCCTGGATGGTGGGAGTGGCAGGATTGAGGGGTGGCTGGAGAGCTTCTATAGGTGGAGTGGCCAGGGACCGGCCACAGCGTCAGATCAGGGGCTAGGGACAGCGGACAGCGAAGGGATAGGGTGGGGGTAGCCCTGGGTATCTGCAGGACAGTGAGGGTGCATTGCAGCACAGGGCTTCCCAGCCTTCAGCCTGTGCTGAGGGAGGGGTGCACATGGGGACCCTGGCCCTGAGCACTGTCTCCTATCTCCTCCCCCCCTACAGATCACAAAGCCTTCTACGTCATTTTTACCTGGGACCGAGAGGCCCAAATATATGAGCTGGTGGCACAGACCGTGTCAGAGCGGAAGAAGTAAGAGGGGGGCCTCTGGGTTCAGTGTGGGAATGGGAGGCATCGCTCAGTGTCTAGGGGCACTGACTGCCCTGGACTTTGGCCTGTCTCCCCAGCTGGTGTGCCCTCATTACTGAGACTGCTGGATCCCTGAAGGTCCCTGCCCCTGCCTCCCGCCCTAAACCCCGACCCAGCCCAAGCAGGTGAGGAGGGCCATAGAGGGAGCTGGAGGGACAGAATGGCTTCCCTTGCAGCCCCAGAACCCAGGCCCAAGCCCTGACTCAGCAAGTGCGAGCATGAGCGTAcgagtgtgcatatgtgtgtaccAGTCCTGCCACGACCTGGCTGTGTCCTGTTTCCAGGTCTCTCTGTCTCCATCTCCAGACCTCCCCATCTTCAGCTTTCTGTTCCCTGCCCCTGCTGCCCCCCAGGGACAGGGGTGTGGGGTCACCCAGTACTTCCTCCCCACAGCACCCGGGAACCCCTGCTCAGCAGCTCTGAGAATGGCAACTGCAGCCGAGAGATGCCTCCAGCTGACGGTGAGACCAGGGCTTCATGGGTAATGGGAGGTGTCCAGGGGCTTCATGGGTAATGGGAGGTGTCCAGGGGAGCCTGACCGGGTCTGACACCCTCCCTTCCCCCACGCAGCCCGGACTGAGAGAATCCTCAGTGACCTCCTGCCCTTCTGCCGACCAGGCCCTGAGGGCCAGCTTGCTGCCACAGCCCTTCAGAAAGGTAGCCCAGCCCTGCCCTTTCCAGGGTGGCCTCCAGCCAGCCGAATAGCACCTCTGTTGGAACTAGAAAAAGTCTTCCCCCTTTCAGATTTCTTCCATGTCCAGCAGCTAGAAAACAAAAGCACCAACCCACCCAACCTGCACCACCATCCTGGGTGGCAGAGTGCCTCGTCCTCCTGAGGCCACCATCCTCACTTGACCCTGAATTCAGCTGCTCCCTCCCCAGCACCCTCCTACCCCATTCCAGCCCCAACCTCCAGCCTCACCTCTGTTCCCTCTTGAATCTCCAGCCCCATCTGTTTAGCCCAGCAGGCCCTTGGCCTGTGCCCTCCCCACCCACCTGAGGCTCAGCCCAGAGCCCCTGCCCCTCATGACTCTGTCCCCTGTGCCCCCACACCCCGGCCCTGCTCCAGTGCTGTCCCTGAAGCAGCTCCTGTTTCCTGCTGAGGAAGACAACGGGGCTGGGCCTCCTCGGAATGGGGATGAGGTGCCAGGTGGCAGCCCTCTGGACCCAGCGCAGACCCAGGAAATTCAAGAGAACCTGCTCAGCCTGGAAGAGGCCATAAAGCAGCTAGAGGTACATCGGGTGAGGGGGAACCTGGGTGTGCTCGGGAAGGAAGGGCACCCCTTCACCGACGACCCTTCTTCAGGAATTGGAGGAGGAACTGTGCCGCCtgcgacctctcctgtctcagctcgGGGGGAATACTGTCCCCCAGCCTGGCTGCTCCTGAGGCCCCTGCCCAGGCAGGTGAGCGGGGGAGCCCGGAGCCGGGGTGCTACCCTGAGAGGGGCTAGAGCAGCATGGGGTCCCTGCAGCCCTAGtgtctcctctcccttccctgctCCTCCGCCTCCCACCCCCTCCATCTCCCTACTTCTCCCAGTTTACTTCTCTGTTTGCTCAGCCCTTTTTCTCTCCTCTGCTTTTGTCCATCTCTTGCTGTCTCCCTCCATTCTCTCCCTGTTTCCCTTCTCCTCCATCCCCCAGGCCTTTCGCAAGAAGGAGAGAATGGGGGAGAGGACGTGAGGGGGCCCACCCCACAGCTGCTGCAGCGTCTCACACCCCCAAGGGCCTGAGGAGAGGGAGCGGGCTGCCAGCCATGCCTGGGAGGGGCCCGGCTGGGGTCCCTGTCTCCCCACCGGCCTGGGCCTTCTCTCCCTCCTGCCTTGTCAGGGGACTCAGGGCTTCATTCTGGGGGCACCACCATGACCCCCACCACTTCCCAGGCCATCTCAGTATTGCCTGTGGGGGCCACCCCCCCATTCCCCACCCCTAAGTGCCTTTGCTCTGTTTTTGTATCCTGAATTGgaggtttattttttaatatatattatctaAGGAGACAACTGTGCGTGTGAGGGGTGGGCAGAGCCCAGTGTGGCAGCGTCTGGGCCCCTCCGTGACTGCCGACCTCCGACCTCGACTTCTGGGTCTGACCCACCACATCGCCGCCGTGGCTCCTGCTGCCCTTGAGTCGTTCATTCAGTCCTTCTCATTAACaattctcatacacacacacacacacacacacacacgatatgAGGAAGGCCCCTGCCCCCTTCCCAGCCCCCATTCATCCAGAATGCTGGGCACcccaggtctccctctgttcttttatttttgtagtaAACTCTGTAGGTGGCTCTGGAGGTCATGGGGAGCTGGTGGGGAGGGGGCCCCTCCTGGGTAGGGGCTGGGGGCGGGGTTATTGCTCTGAGCTCCCTGTCCCCAGGGGGGCCTGTGTGAGGGTATCAGGATGGGGGCCAGCACAGGGGGTTGGAGACACGGCCACACAAACACGCAGGTCACAGCACAGGGGTGGGCAGGGGAGGCTGGGCGCCGTATTGCACTTTGGGAgtggggccaggcggggaccccccTCAAACTGGAGCCTGGGGAGGAGGCTGGAGGCCattttcttccctccccctccaTGGAGGGGAAGGCGAGACCCCCACtctggggttgggagggagactGGGCTCTGGGAGGGTGCCGGGGCCTGGTCCTAGGCCTTGGCTGACATCGAGGGCAGACCAGATGGCAGAGGCTTCATGGGTGGCTGTCCTGGTCCCCACCTCGGCAGAATCCATCATCCCACGCTGGCTCAGCTGCCGGTCCCCCCTTTGCCTGCCTTGGCTTTGGGAGACACCTGGAGGCCCTCATCACCCTCGCTGTCAGAGCTGCAGCCGCTGACATCAGTAATCTCCAGTTCTGAgtcactgtcttcctttctgcccAGCGTGGTCTCTGGACCCCCCGCTCCTGGCAGTGCCAGGCGAGGGGCTGCCACCAGCCCTGAGGGGCGTTCAGGACCCGGGCCCTCCCCAGTCGCAGCCAGCAGGGGTGCAGCTGTGGGGCCTCCCCCTGCTCCTGTGGAAGGCAGGTGGCCCAGGGAACTGGCCAGGGAGTTGGGGTAGAAATGTGGGGGAtagagagaaggggagagcttgggGAAGGGGCCTGTGAGGTATGGGTTAAAGTTCCAGGGGTACTCAGGGAAGGCGCGGCTGTAGGGACCCAGCAGGCCGGGGGGCTTGGAATAGCCAGTGGTACCTGGGGGGCACAGGGGATGGGTCAGGCCGGGCCACTCCCCCTGGGGCCTGCCTGCATGGGAGTTGGTAAAGGGTGCCACTTCCCGCCACATCCATCCCGTTCTCGCTTTTGTCCTCCCACTTGACTCCACAAGGCTTCCTCCCTCTCCACCTCCTCCCTTCTCGCACTGTTTCCCATCCCTTTAGTACCCCTGAAGCCTTTCCCCCCACCTTGACCCCTATCTTGTCACCGCCTCCCCCGCCTCCTCCCTCTACCCGCTCTCCTGGTCTTTGCTCCTCTTCCCTCATACATGCGCAGATCTCCCCCAGGGCCCCGAGGCTCTTACCAGAGCCCAGGAACGGGAAAGGGCTGTCCAGCCGCAGTTTGTCTGTCTCTGGGGTAAACAGGGGTGTCCGAGCCCCCGGCTCTCCCAGGCGTGGGGCAGAGAAGAGGGTCTGCAGGGCCTGGAGGGGGAGGTGGCACCACTCAGACTGCCCCCTCCCAGGGGGTTCATGGCAGAGGGGGCACCAGACATCCCCATTCCAGTTCTGGGATCCCATTATCCAAACTCACCTCTGGGGTGAGGGGAGGAGCATCTGGCCCAGGGCCCCCTGCAAAGGGACCAGGGGTCAACAAGAGTGGGGATCCAGTGGCAGCAGCTGCTACATCCAGCAGTGGGTAATTGACTAGCACGACTTTGCTGAAGTTGAACTTGTAGGTGAACCTCTTGCCTTTGGTCTTGTGGAGGATGCGCTTGTTGTAGTAGTAACTGTGGGGAGAGGAGGCGGCCTTTAGGGCTTTCTAGCACAGGCTCTGTGCCCACAGagtggagaaactgaggctcacagaAGTCCCCTAACCAAGGTCATGGGGCAAGGAAGGGTGAGGCAGAGCTGGGATCTTGTCCTGCATGGCTCCAGGGTCCAGAGCTGGGGATCCTTGCTGCCCTTCTGCTCACAAGGAATTTGGGGATCCAACAGGATTTGGCCCCAGGATGTGAAGGGAAAGCCCCCAGGGGGTGGGGACCTGAGGGAAATTGAGGGGAGAAGCTGGTGAGATAGGAATCAGGCCCACAGCCCCTCCTCACCGCAGGGCCCGGCTCAGCTTGTCATAATTCATGTGGGGCTTGCACTTGCGGATGCCCCAGAGCCGGGCCACTTCATCAGGGTCCTTGATGACGAACTCCCCGTAGTCCCCCTGCCAGGCGATGACACCCTGGTACTCCTCCTTCTGCAGCAGCTCCAGGATAAAGTGCCACAGCTGGATCTGCCTCGAGCCAGGGGATGACTCCGGCTTGTAGGCCCAATCCGGGAAGGCAAACCCTGGGGACGGGAGGCAGGGAGTGGCCTGGATGGGGACGCCAAGTCAGAAGCTCCAGGCTGGACTGAGCGACCAGAGAGGCCACCAGTGCTGCTCTGACGCCAAAGGAACAGCCACCCAGCCTCAGGCACCTCCAGACCTGCCCCGGTGGTGTGTCCAGTCCCCCAGCTGCCCAAAGGGGGAGGGCCCTGAGTGGTCCTCCCAGCCTGCTCCTCTACCTGGGCACAACTACCCAGGTTCAGCAGGGGAAGGGGTAAGGATGTGATTTCCTGCCTCCATGATCAGGGAGGAGTAGCAGGGACGGACATCTTCCACAGTGGTAGCCATTCTCCCTACTGCCCCAGGAGGCTTCTGGCGTTCTGGCACCCTGAAACGCGCTCAGCTCTTGCTGTCTTCTGTAGCCTAGTCCCttgccctctgctcctccccactCCCCGAGGCTCCCGGCACACTCTGGCTAAGCCTTGGCATATCTGTCTCTGCACCTACCTGAGTGCGTGTACTCTTCATGTCCCTGTGTCCCCACCCACCCACTGTGTCCATGCTCAGGTCTTGCATGTCCACTTGTGTGATCTTGTGTGCCCGTGTGTTCCCGCACTTGCAGCACATCACATACACTACACCAGGGAAGGTGGACACGCCAGTGTGCCACACTCCTGCCGAGGACCACCCATGCAGGCACACCAGACATGGCTACCCGAGACAAGGCTGCGTCATGCCAACGACCCAGCACTGCACACCCCACCTGTCACAACACAGTTACACATCTCAGGTGCCTCAGAACTGGGACCCCCCGAACAACCGTGTGACAAGAGACATAGGGACCCAAAGGCCCCAATGACAAAAGCAGTGTTGGAAATGGAATCAAGACATCCGGGGCCTCAGATGCACAGCCTGACAGGTGGACACAGCCACACTGCATAGCAGAGCAGCctccaaacccacacccacaggaCCCACCTGTCAGCACCTGCCACAGCTCACTCGGAGCCACTGGTCTCACACTCGGGGGTTGGGTCCCACTCCACATACACCCAGAAAGGGTGCAAAGAGGGGTTCTTGCCCACCCCTAAATCTCACCTCCCAACCAGAAGGTCCTAAGCCCTGAGTCCAGCTTCTGTGCCAACTCCTATGCCGTATTCTCTGTCCCTTTCCTCTCTGCTCAGAGACCCCAGACCCAGGCAAGGAGGAGCAGGCTGGGGAGGGAGGGCAATGGCCTGTGGGTTGGGGCAGGAACCTGCAAAGCTGCGAGACCGGATCCCCTATCCACTTGCTATGTGGCCACTGGGCAGACCCTTGCTCTTGCTGTCTTAAGGTTCTAGGGCGGgaagcaggaggagcagggccccatGGGGCTGGTGTGTTGAAATGGGGGCTGAGGCTCCCCTGCTGGAAGGCCAGGCACTTTTCTCCCTCCCCGAGGGGAGAATTTTATCCAATTCTTTTGGGGCCTTCCAATTCCTTTGTCACCTTTGATGACAGGCTCAGTCAAGACTAAAGCCCTAGCCCATTCCACAACCAGAGCACATCCTACCCGGGAAGCAATATAACCCAAGATGACAATGCAAAACCCAACCCCGAAGACCACCTGCCCTGTACCCGCAACCTCCAATGCACCACCAAGACATGACACATGGCTAGAGGATCCCACCTCAGTGGTCAAAGGCACATGCACTGACAGGCAACCCCAGGATCCAGTCACACACACCCCTGGGCTAAAAATGAGACGCAGCCAGAACATAGACCCAGGGGCACATCCACCCACACAGCCCAAAATGTACCAAGATGTCCCTGGAATGCCACAGAGCATACCACAGACCCCAGGAAATGGGCAAAGCCTCTTCACCCCACTGAGGCAGAGGGACACTCAACTCGGCGGGTCAGCAGACGCCCCCCTCACACACAAGCCTAAAATGTCCACCTGCCTGCCAGTCCAGAGACAGAGGTGGCCTCCGCCACGTGCATACAAGCAGGGACCCAAGCTCACACAAAGACGGGAGATGCATGCAGACACTTGCCTAGTGTGACCACTTTCTCCAGAAACACTGAAGTGTGACAAAGGGACACACTCCAAATGAGACCTCAAACAACCAGACAGCCTCAGTCTCCCTCTCTCACTGGCACA carries:
- the Arhgef1 gene encoding rho guanine nucleotide exchange factor 1 isoform X1, translating into MEDIARGVAPGPPRPGLVPISIIGAEDEDFENELEASSEEQNSQFQSLEQVKRRPAHLMAFLQHVALQFEPGPLLCCLHADMLGSLGPKETKKAFLDFCHSFLDKTAVLRVPAPSSVTFELDRTRPDLLSEDVQRRFMQEVVQNQQATVGRQLEDFRSKRLMGMTPWEQELAQLEAWVGRDRASYEARERHVAERLLTHLEEMQHTISNDEEKSAAVVTAISLYMRHLGVRTKSGDKKSGRNFFRKKMMGNKRSDEPPKTKKGLSSILDAARWNRGEPQAPDFRHLKSEVDAEKLGPTDRKGALGIPSRDRNVGTSGQDTPGVPLHPLSGDSPDRELGVDAPLDLGDPPPQGTVNLEPPAPPESTEESAETERLSGRLGRSESLRVSDRRRPSRGSLGAKGRGGGRSRSDVDMDPSSATAVLGPARRATPEPGDEGEPGRSGLELEPEEPPGWRELVPPDILLNLPKSQVKRQEVISELLVTEAAHVRMLRVLHDLFYQPMADGGFFPLEELQNIFPSLDELIEVHSLFLDRLMKRRQESGYLIEEIGDVLLARFDGAEGSWFQKISSRFCSRQSFALEQLKAKQRKEPRFCTFVQDAESRPRCRRLQLKDMIPTEMQRLTKYPLLLQSIGQNTEEPTEREKVELAAECCREILHHVNQAVRDMEDLLRLKDYQRRLDLSHLRQSSDPMLSEFKNLDITKKKLVHEGPLTWRVTKDKAVEVHVLLLDDLLLLLQRQDERLLLKSHSRTLTPTPDGKTMLRPVLRLTSAMTREVATDHKAFYVIFTWDREAQIYELVAQTVSERKNWCALITETAGSLKVPAPASRPKPRPSPSSTREPLLSSSENGNCSREMPPADARTERILSDLLPFCRPGPEGQLAATALQKVLSLKQLLFPAEEDNGAGPPRNGDEVPGGSPLDPAQTQEIQENLLSLEEAIKQLEELEEELCRLRPLLSQLGGNTVPQPGCS
- the Arhgef1 gene encoding rho guanine nucleotide exchange factor 1 isoform X3, yielding MEDIARGVAPGPPRPGLVPISIIGAEDEDFENELEASSEEQNSQFQSLEQVKRRPAHLMAFLQHVALQFEPGPLLCCLHADMLGSLGPKETKKAFLDFCHSFLDKTAVLRVPAPSSVTFELDRTRPDLLSEDVQRRFMQEVVQNQQATVGRQLEDFRSKRLMGMTPWEQELAQLEAWVGRDRASYEARERHVAERLLTHLEEMQHTISNDEEKSAAVVTAISLYMRHLGVRTKSGDKKSGRNFFRKKMMGNKRSDEPPKTKKGLSSILDAARWNRGEPQAPDFRHLKSEVDAEKLGPTDRKGALGIPSRDRNVGTSGQDTPGVPLHPLSGDSPDRELGVDAPLDLGDPPPQGTVNLEPPAPPESTEESAETERLSGRLGRSESLRVSDRRRPSRGSLGAKGRGGGRSRSDVDMDPSSATAVLGPARRATPEPGDEGEPGRSGLELEPEEPPGWRELVPPDILLNLPKSQVKRQEVISELLVTEAAHVRMLRVLHDLFYQPMADGGFFPLEELQNIFPSLDELIEVHSLFLDRLMKRRQESGYLIEEIGDVLLARFDGAEGSWFQKISSRFCSRQSFALEQLKAKQRKEPRFCTFVQDAESRPRCRRLQLKDMIPTEMQRLTKYPLLLQSIGQNTEEPTEREKVELAAECCREILHHVNQAVRDMEDLLRLKDYQRRLDLSHLRQSSDPMLSEFKNLDITKKKLVHEGPLTWRVTKDKAVEVHVLLLDDLLLLLQRQDERLLLKSHSRTLTPTPDGKTMLRPVLRLTSAMTREVATDHKAFYVIFTWDREAQIYELVAQTVSERKNWCALITETAGSLKVPAPASRPKPRPSPSSTREPLLSSSENGNCSREMPPADARTERILSDLLPFCRPGPEGQLAATALQKDFFHVQQLENKSTNPPNLHHHPGWQSASSS
- the Arhgef1 gene encoding rho guanine nucleotide exchange factor 1 isoform X2, translating into MWPCSLSQDLCSAACMLTCWAPWAPRRPRRPSSTSATASWIRPRPPGLHPHRSQSSPSRQSLPEQVLRVPAPSSVTFELDRTRPDLLSEDVQRRFMQEVVQNQQATVGRQLEDFRSKRLMGMTPWEQELAQLEAWVGRDRASYEARERHVAERLLTHLEEMQHTISNDEEKSAAVVTAISLYMRHLGVRTKSGDKKSGRNFFRKKMMGNKRSDEPPKTKKGLSSILDAARWNRGEPQAPDFRHLKSEVDAEKLGPTDRKGALGIPSRDRNVGTSGQDTPGVPLHPLSGDSPDRELGVDAPLDLGDPPPQGTVNLEPPAPPESTEESAETERLSGRLGRSESLRVSDRRRPSRGSLGAKGRGGGRSRSDVDMDPSSATAVLGPARRATPEPGDEGEPGRSGLELEPEEPPGWRELVPPDILLNLPKSQVKRQEVISELLVTEAAHVRMLRVLHDLFYQPMADGGFFPLEELQNIFPSLDELIEVHSLFLDRLMKRRQESGYLIEEIGDVLLARFDGAEGSWFQKISSRFCSRQSFALEQLKAKQRKEPRFCTFVQDAESRPRCRRLQLKDMIPTEMQRLTKYPLLLQSIGQNTEEPTEREKVELAAECCREILHHVNQAVRDMEDLLRLKDYQRRLDLSHLRQSSDPMLSEFKNLDITKKKLVHEGPLTWRVTKDKAVEVHVLLLDDLLLLLQRQDERLLLKSHSRTLTPTPDGKTMLRPVLRLTSAMTREVATDHKAFYVIFTWDREAQIYELVAQTVSERKNWCALITETAGSLKVPAPASRPKPRPSPSSTREPLLSSSENGNCSREMPPADARTERILSDLLPFCRPGPEGQLAATALQKVLSLKQLLFPAEEDNGAGPPRNGDEVPGGSPLDPAQTQEIQENLLSLEEAIKQLEELEEELCRLRPLLSQLGGNTVPQPGCS